In Halorhabdus rudnickae, the following proteins share a genomic window:
- the rpsB gene encoding 30S ribosomal protein S2 → MSDDEETDIDADESEAASEPAGEAGAVAEESAPEAEESDPSGDDEVGVQDDDQPAEEPPSQDENVMPDEQAEADLLIPVDDYLSAGVHIGTQQKTTDMDRFIHRVRTDGLYVLDVSMTDQRIRKAADFLANYEPEQILVASSRQYGRFPAEKFADAVGARARTGRFIPGTLTNPDYEGYIEPDVVVVTDPIGDAQAVKEAITVGIPVIAMCDSNNTTGNVDLVVPTNNKGRRALSVVYWLLANETLDRRGAEPAYTLDDFESDL, encoded by the coding sequence ATGAGCGACGACGAGGAAACTGATATCGACGCAGACGAGTCCGAGGCCGCCTCGGAACCCGCCGGAGAGGCCGGCGCGGTCGCCGAGGAGAGTGCGCCCGAGGCGGAGGAGAGCGATCCGTCGGGCGACGACGAGGTCGGGGTACAGGATGACGATCAGCCGGCCGAGGAGCCACCGAGCCAGGACGAGAACGTCATGCCAGACGAACAGGCCGAGGCCGACCTGCTGATCCCAGTCGATGACTACCTCTCGGCGGGGGTTCACATCGGGACTCAGCAGAAGACTACGGACATGGATCGGTTCATCCACCGCGTCCGGACCGACGGCCTGTACGTGCTGGACGTCAGTATGACCGACCAGCGTATCCGCAAGGCCGCGGACTTCCTGGCCAACTACGAGCCCGAGCAGATCCTCGTGGCTTCCTCCCGGCAGTACGGTCGCTTCCCCGCCGAGAAGTTCGCCGACGCGGTCGGCGCGCGGGCCCGGACCGGCCGATTCATCCCGGGGACGCTGACGAACCCCGACTACGAGGGCTACATCGAACCCGACGTCGTGGTCGTCACGGACCCGATTGGTGACGCCCAGGCCGTCAAGGAGGCAATCACGGTCGGAATTCCCGTGATCGCGATGTGTGACTCCAACAACACGACCGGCAACGTCGACCTGGTCGTCCCGACCAACAACAAGGGTCGACGTGCGCTGTCGGTCGTCTACTGGCTGCTGGCCAACGAGACGCTCGACCGCCGCGGTGCCGAACCCGCC